From the Amia ocellicauda isolate fAmiCal2 chromosome 12, fAmiCal2.hap1, whole genome shotgun sequence genome, the window cttacaattgttacaatatttgAAGAAACACATTTGAAATACCTTACTGTGTATGTCTGCCTGTCAGCCCCTGTGTTGATCCAGCAGCCGGTCCGATGGAAATGGACAGGACTAGCCGTGGGAAGCCGATACAAACACTGCTGCTATTATTGTTACTATTGTGGTTTTAAGCTCACCCCTTTGTCCATGGTGTCCCCTAACCCCCGTTACCCTGTCTCTCCCCTGGCAGTCCCAGAGGCAGACGTGTGGGGGGAGGAGTATGACCTGAACGCCGTGTGCCTGTGCTTCCAGACCTCCATCCACTTGCCCACAGGGGAGCTTCTCCCACTGGAGCCTGTGGTGTCCCAGCCCATCTACGACAACCGTGAGCCCGCAGTGCCCCCCCCACGCACACAGACATAGGCACACAGCCCTGCTGCTcttacccacacacacacatcatactgcacaacacacacacatacacacgcatacTCCACCCCTACACCCCGCCACCCTCACACTGTCAtacttctgtctgtctgtcacaggAGCGCCCAACACAGCGGAGCTGAAGATTTGTCGGGTGAACTGCAACTCTGGGAGCTGCCGGGGGGGGGACGAGATCTTCCTGCTGTGTGACAAAGTCCAGAAAGGTGAGCTAGAAcccgctctctccctctctctctctctgccttcctcttcctctctctctcactgcatctctctctctccccctccctccaccccctctctctctggctctcttcctctcccatcacttgaaactttaaaatgaaaaaatgcttCCAACCCCCCTTCCCCCTTCTCCTCAGAAGACATCGAGGTGCGGTTCTTTCGGGACTCCTGGGAGGGGAAGGGCTCCTTCTCCCAGGCTGACGTGCATCGCCAGGTGGCCATCGTGTTCCGGACACCCCCCTACAGCGACGCCAACCTCACCGAGCCCGTCAAGGTTAAGATGCAGCTGCGGCGACCCTCCGACCGGGAGGTCAGCGAGCCTGTGGACTTCCAGTACCTCCCGGTGGACCAAGGTGAGAACCCTCCAGCGTCTGGAGCCCCTGGCGTTTAGCGTTGCAACACCCCCCCTGTATGGGTGTCGCACAATATATAGTCCCCACAGTGGCCTGGCACCCTGTAACTGCCAGGTTGGGCTTTGGCTCACCgggaccctgtactggatgatgCAGTTATTGAAAAATGGTTTATAAACACACTAAAATGTCATTACACATATTAGCCTAAGTGGAaagaattacaaataaatacagtaaacaatCAAAGTTgttggtgcgtgtgtgtgtgtgcatgctgaTTGGCTGAACTGTGAACATTTGTGTCTTCCTGTGTTTATTGCTGTATTGTAACCGTGCATCGTGTTGCTCTCgtgtcccccacccccccggcaCAGATGAGTACCGGCTGATGGAGAAGCGGAAACGCACGGAGGGAATGTTCCAGAACCTCAAGCTGTCGAATATTGTTCAAGGTAAAGCCATGGGAGAACGCTGAGCGGGATGTGTGGTCCGATGCGGTACCTGTGAACTGAACTGCGGCAAGAGGGCAGAGTGATGAACTGGGTTTTCATTGCAGGGGCGACCCCAGTGGATAGGCGGCTCTTCCACATCCCCAAGAGGACAGTGACCGTGTCTAAACCACAGACCAACAGGGTCCAGCCAGGTAACCCCCcaccctgcaacacacacattcagacaGACGttcgcagacacacacacacacacacacacacacacacacacacacacacacttggactgagactctctctttctttctctctctctctccctctctctcacactcatcCTCTACCTCTCTCCCCCCGATGCCCGGTGCAGTGAACCCTGTGACCCCGATGGTCAAGCCCATGGTATCGGCGCCCACGTTTTTCAGCTCCCCACCGCCCGCCTTTCAAGTGGTGCCAAGCCAGCCCAAAGCAGACGAAACCACGCCCGTCTGGTCCTTCATCAGGGACCTGACGATGGACGAGCCCGGGAAAAGCGCCACCCCGGCTGCTGCCACCACCTTCGGTGCCCCTACCCAGGACTACCCCACAGTCAACCTGTCTGACTTGTACGGCTACACCTTCCCGGGGATCTCCGGTGCCAAggatggtgggggtgggggtgggggtgggggtggaggggtgGTTAGTGATGCCGGGGCAGGAGGGGGAGGCGGCGGCAGCGGCGGTGGCGGCGGCTGCATGGGGGGGGTCATGATGGACACGTCGGCCCCACTGAAGCCCCTCTTCAGCGGTCATGAAGACGACGACATCCCAGAATTCCCCAGCTTCTCGGAGGCCCAGCCCTCGGTCACCCTGGACTGCATCGACACAGAGGAGTTCCAGGAGCTGCTGGGGCAGAACTGCGTTGCGGTGCCGGAGGGCACGGGCGGCTCCCAGGGCCAGGACCCCGCGGCCGGGCAGATCTCCAACCCCAACACCTGGATGAACTACCCCAACAGCATCATGAGTCTCCTGCAGAGCGAGGGCCTGCTGGACAGCGGCACCCATCATCAGCAGGCCATGGCCCCCACGCTGGACGACACCGACGAGCTCAACTCCCTGGACGACGACCGCCTCATGTCCATCTTCAGCGGCAGCTCCCACAACTTCCTGTCCCACAACCCCGGCTAATGCCTCTCCCAGCCCTGAACTACTTCGTCCTGATCCCCCTCCCCCCGTCACTGACCGCTGGGCTGGGCAGCTTTTCGGAATTcgctttttgtgttttctctcGTTGGATGCAGCTCTGAGTTCACGGGTATTTCAGGGGTGATTTGAAGGCATTATCCAGGTCTTGCAGGAGGTGtagggggtgtggggggtggaCAGGACAAGGAAATAGACGGTGAGGGCTTGGTTTGGTGCAAACAGTCCATTGAAATCAGTGCATTGGAGCGATCAGTCACCTGTGGAGTCCTTATTGGAGTTCTAACTTAATTAGACCTTTTCATTGTTTGCAGACCTTAAAAGCCAAGCGCCAAtactaattaatattattaacagTGCTTGCTCACTGCTGAAGAACAGTTAACTGGGTCTGCTTTGAAAAGCTGAGGGTTTTTTCTCCCTTGCGTCTCATCGGTTGCATTAGTGATGTTACCATTTTCCTTCCTGTTGTTCTCAAGACAACTCGAAACACTCTGTTCTATGACTGTTCTTTAGACTGTTTTCGGTTCATCCAGGACAGGGTCCCGCATACGGTTGATGAGGATCGTGGTAATCatagtaattataataaaatatatgaaattaTGTTTAAGGATGTTGATCAGGGAACCAAAAAATGAGCGCAAAACTGACTTCAAGTGACTGTAGCGAATAATCGGGAAGCGGCATTCGGACCGAACCCATTCCCCCCAGTGCCAGTCTGAGGAAAATGTGACTTCATGCAGGCCTGCTCCTGAAGTACAGCTTAGTCCATCAACTAAGTCTtagtctatctatctatctatctatctatcctgTATAAACTCAGTGCTTCACTCACTGATTGGACATCCACTAGGTTAATACCATGTAGGAATAAAATCTGTAATGCCAGCTGAAGtcatacaataataatagtagtagaaaATCCTGGTTTACTGATCTCCTTGTTGGAGGCGTCTGGGAAGAGAATGCTGCCAGAAAACAGAATATGGAAGGGAGGGAACAAGTGCCTTGAGAAATGCCGTAGCCTTGGAAATGGACGGCAATGAAGTGCAAATAACATAAAGCCGGTGAGGTGTACAGTGGTGCCTGAAACAGGACGGCACCTATGGTTTAGGGTTACATAGGTGGGGTGAGGTTCTTTCCTTATAGAAGGGGGCGTGGGACGTATCGATGCCATTACTGCACTGCCTTGTTACTGCAAAGGAAAGAGAGCACtaattttctgtgttttttcttctttactgCTGGAGGGgcgagagtgtgtgtctgtatgtatttcTGTAAATACAGTATGAGTGGAGCTTCACTAACCGAGACCGCAGCGGGGCTAAGCGGTGTACAGACCACACGAGCTCCCCTGCATCCAAGATGGggtcaccccccaccccaccccaccccataGTGCCTGGTAGGGAGCTATGAGTTGTCATTGTGGTTTTCTTTTGCCCCACAAAGGGGATCAATTCTGCAGCTCCACTGTATTGTATGCACACACAGCCTGTTGCGCTTTCTGTCCAGGACCTTAAGGAGAGCACGTGGGGTTGGGGGGTGCACAGAGTGATACGCACTCCACTGTGTGGCCTTGCTGTGGGACCCAGTTCGAGATGGGGTTTCTCAAGGGTGCTGGATCCGAATACAGCTTTTGATTGTGAAGGCGGCCTGCTTTGGACGGTTTCCTGTCCCCGCCGCCCCAACCCTTGACTCTCCCTGAAACGGAATCGCATTTCTTGCTTCTTAACGGATCTGTGCTGGAGAAATCGGTGTAACCCGGTTATAGTCACACATTACTCAAAAAGCCTTGGCCTAGTCTGTcctcaaatgcaattttttttatttttaaaaccgtTTCATTGTAGCAATATTTCACTGTTACTACTGCCTTATCTTAAATGAATaggttgtatcattttagtatgcagaaatatatataatgcagaGAAAAACTCAACCACCTGTATAGAACTCTCCTCTCCCAATCATGTTGTacattataaatgttttttttgtttttttgagtcACGTGtgttgggtgtttttttttgttacattcCTGTGGCTCCCGTCTCTGGCTGGAGCAGAGCAGGGTCTTGTGTTGGGGAAGCACTGGGGAAAGGTTTGCTCGGGGGGTGGGGCTAACCGCTTCCAACTGCCAATGAAGAATGAAGGCAGGATCCTATCTATATCGATATCTTCACACATCTGTACATCTCTGTATCTTGATATAAGACCTAGAAGACAAGCACATAAAATGGGATGATCAATCGATCTAGGCCATTGATGATGATCTAGATACCCCTCTACCCTGATGTGGTCCTCAGCTACCAAAATATCTTACTGTGTTATATTGAACTTGCTTTGGCCTCGAGCATTTCCCTTGTTCAATCTTTTGGTCTGCGTGTAATGCTTCGTAAAATGCAAAATTCACATATTcagaaaaatctgaaaatattaGAAAAAGGTTTTAATTACAGATCCttacaaattgttttaaaaaaggatTTGGGCATTTTAGCAAGTAGGAACCTGGCCACTTTGTCACTTAGCCAaatatgttatatgtagattaagaaatgtgaaaaatgaacttgaatagtttgaaaacattttggagaTGGGAGTTTTTACTTAAAAGGTTCAAATGAAAccaaaaaagtacaaaaaaataaagttttaaactgTCAACATTCTAGACTTGCAGATGCCTTTTTATGCAATGAAGATTGGTAAATGCGCTCTGGAAAGTCGGAATGCAAAACATACCATTTTTGCTTTATTGGATTATATTGGGGGAGAGGTGTAttcatctctctttctctctctctcaaattcagattcaaattcaacatgctttattggcatgaccagaaataagtattgccaaagcaatggtgacaGAACAAagtttcaaagcattacatgtACATTTCAAACATAAATACACGTGTGTATGGTAAACAATTAACTAATTCATTTaaattagtaaaaataataattcagagAAACATAAAATGAATAGTGATAATAATTCTTAGGTTTAACATAGGTGTCATTGCCTGTGTCCAGGAgtgtcccctgtgtgagtggactgagtGTCCACTGTGTTCCTCAGACTGTGACAGGCAGCTGTATACTGGGCTGCCAGTAATATGCAGCTGGTCTCCTACAAGAAGTCTGGCACTTTCTCAGAGTCTGGCAGGTATGGAAATCTCATATAGAGTTCtgctattttggggaaaaaatgtgcttgtaaatgttaatatttttcacattttagattAAAGTGTTGGCCTGTctcgatggccaggctgtggtcactgagcctgtatttggtcagggtgcttttgtgtttttcgttcgTTATTAAGCTCAGGTATTGTGCCAATGTGTAGTGTCTTTTTAGGGCCCGAGAGCCctgcagtttactttgtgcatttgtgtgcctttcccaatgggtgatgtagttttctttgtgctgtgGTGATAATTTGGTTGACTGATTGTGTGTGCGCGTTTCTGTCCTGAGCCTGTccggtgtcagtgtgtgtttgtgcagtcacacacacacactactgtacacaaattttaggcaggtgtgaaaaaatgttgtaaagtaagaatgcgttcagaaatagacatgttagtagattatatttatcaattaactaaatgcaaagtgactgatcagaaaaaaaatctacatcaaatccatatctttgccttcaaaacagcatcaatactaggtacacttgcacacagtttttgaaggatcttggcaggtaggttggcacaaacatcttggagaaccaaccacagttcttctgtggatttaggaagcctcagttgcttctctctcttcatgtaatcccagacagactcgatgttgagatcagggatctgtgggggccataccatcacttccaggactcctcgttcttctttacgctgaagatagtttttAATGACTTTCCCTGTATGTTTGGGTTGTtgtaaatttggggccaatcagatgcctccctgatggtattgcaagatggataagtatctgcctgtacttctcagcattgaggagaccattaattctgaccaaatccccaactccatttgcagaaatgcagccccaagcttgcaaggaacctccaccatgcttcactgttgcctgcagacactcattagtgtaccgctctccagcccttcggtgaacaaactgtgttctgctacagacaaatatttcacattttgactcatcattccagagcacctgctgccatttttctgaaccccagttcctgtgttttcatgcatagttaagttgcttggccttgttgccacgtcagaggtatggctttttggctgcaagtcttccatgaaggccacttctgaccagacttctccggacagtagatgggcgtaccagggtcccactgttttctgccaattctgagctgatggcactgctggacatcttctgattgcaaagggaagtaagcatgatgcgtctttcaacTGCTgcagtttccttggccgaccactccatctatggtcctcaacgttacccgtttctttgtgcttcttcaaaagagcttggacagcacatctggaaacccctgtctgccttgaaatgtctgcctgggagagaccttgctgatgcagtagaactaccttgtgtcttgttgctgagctgagtcttgccatggtgtctgacttttgacagtaaactgtcttcagcaatctcaccttgttagctgagtttggctgttcctcacccagttttattcctcctacacagctgtttctgtttcagttaatgattgtgtttcaacctacatattgaattgatgatcattagcacctgtttggtataattgtttaatcacacacctgactatatgcctacaaaatccctgactgtgtgcaagtgtacctagaagaattgatgctgttttgaaggcaaagggtgttcacaccaaatatggatttgatgtagatttgtcttctgttcactcactttgcatttagttaattcataaatataatctattaatctattaatataatctatttttgaaagcattcttaccttacagcattttttcacacctgcctaaaacttttgcacagtactgtatataatcCTCATTTGCCTAGATCGATCCACAGCTGGGTGATGTATAATGTGTTTAAGTATCATTTGGATTTGCACTATTCAGATGGCTTTGCTATTCTATATACTTGTCTTTTATGGTGTGGATCTGGGGGACAGGAAATAACTGGATTAGTGCTACTCTCTAGATCAGTGGTTCTTAGTCCAACTGCTGTTAAATTTCCTTCCAACctagctcttaattacttaattgaaatcTGATTGAAACTAATGATGTGCTTGCTCCTTTTGATATTTCCGATATCTTACAACAGCTGGAGAGTTCTGGGTGGGTTtttacactaccggtcaaaagttttagaacacccccatttttctggttttattgaaatgtaagcagttcaagtccactttgttactacaccctcttaggcattatttgtcagtgttacacgcagctcctgtgcacagaagtgacactgtattccAACAATGCGctcatcgtttgaaagcttattctcttggctgccagcgcgtttcattctcaaacacatccgatttacagtttcagtgtcgcccgccgtcattcagagcccagggggtaaaaaaaaaaaaagtttcacatcagagaatgcttcatgtcgttagaaagctgagagtttCAGCTTTCATGAGATACCAAATTTAGCAGACAACACAACAGTTTGTCAATATAAGGGGTTGCATTTTGTGGAACAAAATGATTCCGTTATTTCTTTTTgcatctccaattgtttatttgttgtatgctttaatttcagagtacattgagagtaaatttcaatataaaattgtaaaaatgtaggtgttctaaaacttttgactagTAGTGTATAATTAACTTCAGAGCTGATTAACACTTTTTAACAGTCAGATCAGGCAAATTATGAGCTCAATTGAGAGCACGGTtggaaggaagaaaaaataaaacggaATTGGGACATTCAGAATAAAATTTATGCACCAATATAAAATTTTGTAGGTTTGTAGCTGGGAAAAGAACACCTCACACCCAGAGAATCTTCacttcaaataatatatatttcagaataCCTTCATTACAGACCAGCAATCCTAAggcaaaaacatttatttccagTAGAAAACCATAAGAGAAGAACATTTTTGGTTAAGGATCCCCCAAACTTTTTTAACTTCAATCTATTTTGAGCAAAACAACTCCGATGCCCGCTGACAGtccttaaataaaacaaatctaatgATGCATGGAGCGTATAGAATTAAAATTAACTAATTTTTTCACAGTTTTAGGTGACTCTAGGCCTTCAGACAAATGACGTGCAGATGGGTTTGAAGTCTGacttttaataatttgctttttcGTGTCCCAGGCTCAGTTCCTGTAGGTGTGCCATttgtgtccccccccccccccccaatgatGTTACAGTAAGTGGCACCttgaatcaaaacaaaaaatttgTACCT encodes:
- the LOC136764609 gene encoding putative transcription factor p65 homolog isoform X2, producing MANMDGMPFSWNQSNMNTGAPYTEIIEQPKQRGMRFRYKCEGRSAGSIPGEKSNDSTKTHPAIKIHNYSGPVRVRISLVTRNVPYKPHPHELVGKDCKHGYYEADLQDRRVHSFQNLGIQCVKKKDVAEAVAYRLQTQNNPFNIPEADVWGEEYDLNAVCLCFQTSIHLPTGELLPLEPVVSQPIYDNRAPNTAELKICRVNCNSGSCRGGDEIFLLCDKVQKDIEVRFFRDSWEGKGSFSQADVHRQVAIVFRTPPYSDANLTEPVKVKMQLRRPSDREVSEPVDFQYLPVDQDEYRLMEKRKRTEGMFQNLKLSNIVQGATPVDRRLFHIPKRTVTVSKPQTNRVQPVNPVTPMVKPMVSAPTFFSSPPPAFQVVPSQPKADETTPVWSFIRDLTMDEPGKSATPAAATTFGAPTQDYPTVNLSDLYGYTFPGISGAKDGGGGGGGGGGGVVSDAGAGGGGGGSGGGGGCMGGVMMDTSAPLKPLFSGHEDDDIPEFPSFSEAQPSVTLDCIDTEEFQELLGQNCVAVPEGTGGSQGQDPAAGQISNPNTWMNYPNSIMSLLQSEGLLDSGTHHQQAMAPTLDDTDELNSLDDDRLMSIFSGSSHNFLSHNPG
- the LOC136764609 gene encoding putative transcription factor p65 homolog isoform X1 — translated: MANMDGMPFSWNQSNMNTGAPYTEIIEQPKQRGMRFRYKCEGRSAGSIPGEKSNDSTKTHPAIKIHNYSGPVRVRISLVTRNVPYKPHPHELVGKDCKHGYYEADLQDRRVHSFQNLGIQCVKKKDVAEAVAYRLQTQNNPFNIPEADVWGEEYDLNAVCLCFQTSIHLPTGELLPLEPVVSQPIYDNRAPNTAELKICRVNCNSGSCRGGDEIFLLCDKVQKEDIEVRFFRDSWEGKGSFSQADVHRQVAIVFRTPPYSDANLTEPVKVKMQLRRPSDREVSEPVDFQYLPVDQDEYRLMEKRKRTEGMFQNLKLSNIVQGATPVDRRLFHIPKRTVTVSKPQTNRVQPVNPVTPMVKPMVSAPTFFSSPPPAFQVVPSQPKADETTPVWSFIRDLTMDEPGKSATPAAATTFGAPTQDYPTVNLSDLYGYTFPGISGAKDGGGGGGGGGGGVVSDAGAGGGGGGSGGGGGCMGGVMMDTSAPLKPLFSGHEDDDIPEFPSFSEAQPSVTLDCIDTEEFQELLGQNCVAVPEGTGGSQGQDPAAGQISNPNTWMNYPNSIMSLLQSEGLLDSGTHHQQAMAPTLDDTDELNSLDDDRLMSIFSGSSHNFLSHNPG